A window of the Ostrea edulis chromosome 1, xbOstEdul1.1, whole genome shotgun sequence genome harbors these coding sequences:
- the LOC125672960 gene encoding uncharacterized protein LOC125672960, producing MSMRSCSALFVVVCVGVFRSSFALLKPIPFPATLQECYEFRSYNMTPSAEVALEIQNFCYRNYKYKQIADGKIWSGPNITKEGLNYIDSLFRRLFIEARQVQTFKLKSKRQKRQARFPGRYRQEVRSPGAFRRFADCLGRLNNDRNRVEGSTVGRNRYQTLAAYHTGVVLRYAHGGPAFLPWHRIYLLLLETACGAPIPYWDSTLDHDMVDPTMSILWSEQYYGNGDGEVLNGPFQNFRVVPSRPLTRDIGTGNGALFTKEGLELVLSRRRFGEISEPKRGQDYIYSLEGHHNGAHTWVGGHLSLDSTAAFDPVFFMHHAYIDAVWAVFREQQIQNGINPERDYPRQTPPGHDAYDFVDFRPYLRVVRNIDGMSNYFADLVRYEPFPTCENNCNRSPHIYCSRRRARCISEERPRTRAMGTRAFGARAMRERVSPGMEENSFAGAEALAVPSDARMRAVSKGPIQGGSKFRASPFRDTRNRNETIGNAPVASALSAFSARVREARVRRDTSVQLKNVTNTHTITHKQSISSLERSFTNTFILDGEVDLKRWVYAPVRIVYKRSFDIQGHDPTSHTHKHLDSACHAVQSGATKVFVGSDGLDYSGTYKEYGIVDERQPVSVITTAIGVKNPDYGEGRVLLTSYDSCGRACRPLCLTSVDGRQTYKQCSGTFKISSALPKMYSETYRDAVALSDWETRNVLELESFDVTPIVTFICDNVNSWPWDYQNL from the exons ATGTCGATGAGGAGTTGTTCTGCCTTGTTTGTTGTTGTCTGTGTAGGAGTGTTTAGATCGTCTTTTGCTTTGTTGAAACCAATTCCGTTTCCGGCGACTCTACAAGAATGCTACGAATTCCGGTCTTACAACATGACACCGTCCGCTGAAGTGGCTTTAGAAATACAAAACTTTTGTTACCGGAATTACAAGTACAAACAAATAGCTGACGGGAAAATTTGGTCCGGTCCAAATATCACAAAAGAGGGGCTGAACTACATAGACAGTTTATTTCGACGACTCTTTATCGAAGCCAGACAAGTCCAAACATTCAAATTGAAGTCTAAACGTCAAAAACGACAAGCAAGATTTCCAGGAAGATACAGACAGGAAGTGCGAAGTCCAGGTGCATTCCGGCGTTTTGCTGACTGTCTTGGGAGATTGAATAATGATCGAAAT cgTGTTGAGGGGTCTACTGTTGGCCGTAATAGATATCAGACACTGGCCGCCTACCACACTGGTGTGGTATTGAGATACGCTCACGGCGGACCTGCTTTTCTGCCGTGGCATAGAATTTACCTGTTACT CTTGGAAACAGCTTGTGGCGCCCCGATTCCATACTGGGATTCCACTTTAGATCACGACATGGTGGACCCTACAATGTCTATCCTTTGGAGTGAACAGTATTACGGTAATGGTGATGGAGAAGTGTTGAACGGGCCTTTCCAGAATTTCCGGGTTGTACCTTCACGTCCTCTTACACGAGACATAGGAACAG GTAATGGTGCCTTGTTTACCAAAGAAGGGTTAGAATTGGTTTTAAGTCGAAGAAGATTTGGAGAGATCTCGGAACCAAAACGTGGACAAGATTACATATACAGCTTGGAGGGTCATCATAATGGTGCACATACCTGGGTAGGAGGTCACCTGTCTCTGGATAGTACAGCAGCTTTTGATCCCGTGTTTTTCATGCACCATGCTTACATTGACGCTGTTTGGGCAGTTTTCAGAGAACAACAGATACAAAATGGCATTAACCCGGAGCGAGATTATCCCCGACAAACACCTCCTGGACATGATGCATATGACTTTGTGGACTTCAGACCATATCTAAGAGTTGTTAGAAACATTGATGGTATGTCTAACTATTTTGCAGATCTCGTGAGATACGAGCCGTTCCCAACTTGTGAAAACAATTGCAATCGTAGCCCCCATATCTATTGTAGTCGACGACGTGCTCGCTGTATATCAGAAGAGCGTCCACGGACAAGAGCAATGGGTACAAGAGCATTTGGAGCAAGAGCAATGAGAGAAAGAGTATCGCCCGGCATGGAAGAAAACTCATTTGCGGGTGCAGAGGCCCTAGCTGTTCCATCAGATGCACGGATGCGAGCTGTATCTAAAGGTCCAATTCAGGGAGGTTCCAAGTTCCGCGCATCGCCATTCAGAGACACTCGCAACCGGAATGAAACCATTGGCAACGCTCCAGTCGCATCCGCCTTGTCAGCTTTCAGTGCCCGTGTGAGAGAGGCAAGAGTTCGACGTGACACCTCTGTACAGCTTAAAAACGTCACCAATACACACACTATCACTCATAAGCAGTCCATCTCTTCCCTTGAACGatcttttacaaatacatttaTCCTTGATGGAGAAGTCGATCTGAAACGGTGGGTCTATGCACCTGTTCGCATTGTGTACAAACGATCATTCGATATTCAAGGACATGATCCAACctcacacacacataaacaccTAGATTCCGCTTGTCATGCAGTTCAGTCTGGTGCAACTAAAGTGTTTGTTGGTTCCGATGGTTTGGATTATTCAGGAACTTACAAGGAATATGGCATAGTCGACGAACGACAACCTGTTTCCGTCATAACAACAGCTATTGGGGTTAAGAACCCGGATTATGGTGAAGGAAGAGTTTTGCTCACTTCGTATGATTCCTGTGGGAGAGCATGTCGACCTCTGTGTCTGACATCCGTTGATGGAAGACAAACTTATAAGCAGTGTTCTGGGACATTCAAAATATCTTCAGCTCTACCGAAGATGTATAGCGAAACCTACCGAGATGCTGTGGCCTTAAGTGATTGGGAGACCCGAAATGTTTTGGAACTTGAATCTTTCGATGTGACTCCTATTGTAACATTTATATGTGATAACGTAAACTCATGGCCATGggattatcaaaatctataa